In Pyrus communis chromosome 11, drPyrComm1.1, whole genome shotgun sequence, the sequence TCTCACATATTTCCTTCATTTCCGATAATTCAGGCAAACCAAGCACCATTTGTGTTTGCTGCATTTTCTTCATGCTAGTAAAATTCAAGTGACCCAATCTTTTATGCCAAACCCATGGATCTTCTTGTATTGCTGATTTCCTTGCCACTGAGTTGACAGATTCCATGGACAATGGAAAACATCTATTTCCAGTCATTGCAACTTTAGCAACAACATTATCAAGACTACTATCATCACATATTAATGCATAGTTTCCTCCAAACAGAATGTAGtacccatgctccatcatttgCCCTATGCTCAGTAGGTTTTCATCTAATCCAGGAACTAGCAGCACTTCATTTATGTTTTCATCTAATCCAGGAACTAGCAGCACTTCATTTATGTATCTTTTCCCTTTTCATGTCTCAACTACAAGTGTCCCTTTTCCTGTAGCTTGAACAAGGTCTCCAGTGCCCATTTTTACTTTGCAGGTCACTGACTTATCAAGATTGATCAATAAGGACTCTTGAGAGGTCATGTGATTGCTACATGCGCTGTCCACAAACCACACAGATTTGCTTGATGCAATTGAACTTGCATGACACGCATAGAACATTGTTCCTGTGActgcatcttcttcttttgcacaGTGTGCAACCTGTTTACCATTGTCACAATCCTTATATCTGCATCTTCCACACTTGGGTTTTCCTTTATATCTGCATATACCAAAATGGTATTTGTCACATACTTGACATAGCGGTTTCACATTTCCTTGGCTGCCACTTGATTGCCTGTTGTGTGCAGTAAATTTGTTGTTCCAGCCACTACCACTGCCATTATTCCAGCTGTTTTGAGACCAGTTCTTACCCTTCTTATACTGACCCCATTTTGGGTTTGTCTTATACTGAGACCCTTTGACACTTCCAGTCCCATTTCCATTTCCTTCGACTTTAAGGCTACTGAAAGCTCTCTCAGTACCTGTATATTTCTCTCTTTCCTCATGCAAGTCTTCTCATTTATCATAGACTTTCACTGAAGCTAAGACTTCCTCAACTCTAATAGTGTCTAGATCTCTGGTTTCTTCAATGATTGACACTATGGACTTATATCTCCTACTTAGACTCATCAACAGCTTTTGAACAATTCTTTTCTCTGTTACATCTTCTCCTAGAGATTTCAAGTTGTTTACTATCTCAAAGAACCGAGCCAGGTAGTCATCCAGAGATTCAACATCATTCATCCTTAGATATTCAAAATCAGCTCTAATGGCTTGTAATTTCACAGCTCTTACCTTTTTGTCTCCTCTGAACTCTCTTCTCAGGATTTCCCAAGCACCCTTTGCAGTATTCTCATTTCGGATTCTGGGAAAAAGTTCATCAGTGATTGCTCCTTGAATGAGGCTTAGAGCTTTGGCATTCTTGATCTTTTCCTCCTTTGAAACAACTGGTCTTTCAACTGGAATGTGCTCTGACTCgctttctccttcttcctcagAGATTTCCTCTCTGGAAGTTTGTTGTCCAGCAAGACCAACTTCAACCACATCCCATAGATCGTAGGCTATGAGAATGGTTTCCATTTTTACAGCCCAAAAATCGTAGTTTGAGCCATTAAATTGTGGTGTTCGTAAATCACCACCGGAGGAGCTTGATCCAGCCATCTTCTCAGGCAGCACCACTCAAATGGTTATAAAGGTACCacctttaaggttttttttttttttttttttttttcggagaTGGATCTCTCTGACAATATCACGCCCTTTCTTCGGAATCAGACCCggagctctgataccatgtttgAAATGGTATCAGGCATGTTGTTGTGGTTGataaagattgaaactttgaataatggtttgaagaaattttgtgtttgtttttctaGAGAGAAACGGAAGAGCAAAAGTCAGTCTGTATATTTCTTATCTCAAAA encodes:
- the LOC137709185 gene encoding uncharacterized protein: MAGSSSSGGDLRTPQFNGSNYDFWAVKMETILIAYDLWDVVEVGLAGQQTSREEISEEEGESESEHIPVERPVVSKEEKIKNAKALSLIQGAITDELFPRIRNENTAKGAWEILRREFRGDKKVRAVKLQAIRADFEYLRMNDVESLDDYLARFFEIVNNLKSLGEDVTEKRIVQKLLMSLNLHEEREKYTGTERAFSSLKVEGNGNGTGSVKGSQYKTNPKWGQYKKGKNWSQNSWNNGSGSGWNNKFTAHNRQSSGSQGNVKPLCQVCDKYHFGICRYKGKPKCGRCRYKDCDNGKQVAHCAKEEDAVTGTMFYACHASSIASSKSVWFVDSACSNHMTSQESLLINLDKSVTCKVKMGTGDLVQATGKGTLVVET